From a single Plasmodium coatneyi strain Hackeri chromosome 4, complete sequence genomic region:
- a CDS encoding SICA antigen, whose protein sequence is MNYPYLLLPFLQARTTELGEKMVDKVDAFFRRKWKVSKEQVYGLFNEFNKPLNDRDDESKIFTVVCDDVVGGHGVTDEGLHKCFCKALIGNLGTLRNNSSTYKLNGETKNLSAIEKKTRCDLLNLWLFLYVLKYNMQKNDILYAFTAMSNLKDFFFMESEDCTYDGTFTVNEKEDGDGIFGEICRWFMKQGIISRMEAINNRTACNKVSRSENKDSTFPQKTPEKKSPKAQDIADKVVQKIEELRPIFKKIEEELAQQPPPEPGDDCTNKKTLCERVTCVANKWKTDKQKTDYNEMWEDVGKRVPDLFEAISKPTPHIDNNYCYGNQWKGQNVTFEEIEACRLIVRGLHHIYSTQTDDVKQDEKAKNEQRFNEAMECLLLNAYAEELKKKAQERGNCKVDKGIKHAFQKSKDIKKDTSPCKGEGDMCQVCQKEEYRNCKINDQNIKDKLDELLQKKEGEIEQTLEELCKDCRKVNDLCKRAQCVTINWFRDRLTNGGEGRQNWCRFWDTDVKGELEKLSKAIIKEDKSDEPLCNNINGKNTATEAEKKACQYITRGLEYIYGIREQKGQNYLNQQKNNPIFYRTIGCAFLNVYADRLQQLKPSKCNVQNGIDHAFEKSNEIKGKTSPCNSDSKCFVCTRHKGLSCTLSVEDKLLNERPGQNCEKDRKNIKNKLDDMLDKDNTGIKQTLDHITTICKPKPAALPPAPPSAPSEAEDGRGGEAGEAALKAPKAEPLTDKKGINPFLPYFPLAPATIGITVMSYLLWKYFGMLRKARKRYKRAPKALGPSLEQQILDHVDQLGPREYYLVKERKPRSTPIKRRKKRGAGRRGGVRRRMIIDIHFEVLDECQKGDTKLVPEDFFEILVQEFMGSEFMKEENVPKEQVQRSGSGFREGRLCS, encoded by the exons ATGAACTACCCATATCTTCTACTTCCATTCCTGCAGGCACGCACCACTGAATTAGGCGAGAAAATGGTCGATAAGGTGGACGCATTTTTTAGGAGAAAATGG AAAGTAAGTAAGGAGCAAGTGTATGGTCTATTTAATGAATTCAACAAGCCATTAAATGACCGGGACGATGAgagtaaaattttcacagTTGTTTGCGATGACGTTGTAGGAGGTCACGGTGTCACGGACGAAGGCCTTCACAAATGTTTTTGTAAGGCTCTTATAGGGAATTTAGGTACACTAAGAAACAACAGCAGCACGTATAAATTGAATGGTGAAACGAAAAATTTAAGTGCTATTGAGAAGAAAACACGATGTGATCTATTAAACTTATGGTTATTCTTATATGTGTTGAAATATAACATGCAAAAGAATGATATTCTGTATGCATTCACGGCAATGAGTAATTtgaaagattttttttttatggaatCTGAGGATTGTACATATGACGGTACGTTCACCGTGAACGAAAAAGAGGACGGAGATGGCATTTTCGGGGAAATTTGTAGATGGTTTATGAAACAGGGTATTATAAGCAGAATGGAGGCAATAAATAACAGGACTGCATGTAATAAAGTCAGCAGGTCGGAAAACAAGGATAGTACCTTTCCGCAGAAGAcaccggaaaaaaaaagtcccaAAGCGCAGGATATAGCTGAtaaagttgtccaaaaaatagAGGAGTTGCGTCCCATATTTAAGAAAATTGAGGAGGAATTAGCACAACAACCACCGCCAGAACCAG GTGATGACTGCACCAACAAGAAAACCTTATGTGAACGTGTTACTTGCGTAgcaaataaatggaaaacagACAAGCAGAAGACGGATTAC AATGAGATGTGGGAAGATGTTGGAAAAAGGGTTCCTGATCTTTTCGAAGCTATATCAAAACCAACCCCCCATATAGACAACAATTATTGTTATGGCAACCAATGGAAAGGTCAAAATGTGACTTTCGAAGAAATAGAAGCATGCAGGCTTATTGTTAGGGGATTacaccatatatatagcacTCAGACAGACGACGTAAAGCAGGACGAGAAGGCAAAGAATGAGCAAAGATTCAATGAAGCTATGGAATGTCTCTTGTTGAACGCATACGCAGaagaactaaaaaaaaaggcacaggAGAGAGGCAATTGTAAAGTAGATAAAGGCATAAAACATGCCTtccaaaaaagtaaagacaTTAAAAAGGACACATCTCCATGTAAAGGTGAAGGTGATATGTGTCAAGTGTgtcagaaggaagaatataggAACTGTAAAATAAACGATCAAAACATAAAAGACAAATTGGATGAACTGCtccagaagaaggaaggggaaatagAACAAACTCTAGAAGAACTAT GTAAAGACTGCAGGAAAGTTAACGACCTATGTAAACGTGCACAATGCGTGACAATTAATTGGTTTAGGGACAGATTAACTAatgggggggagggaagaCAAAACTGG TGTAGATTTTGGGATACGGACGTGAAGGGGGAACTGGAGAAACTCTCTAAGGCTATAATTAAAGAGGATAAAAGTGATGAACCCCTATGCAATAACATTAATGGAAAGAACACAGCAactgaagcagaaaaaaaagcatgtcaATACATCACGAGAGGCTTAGAGTATATATACGGAATTCGTGAACAGAAGGGACAGAATTACTTAAATCAGCAGAAAAATAACCCAATATTTTATCGAACTATTGGATGCGCCTTCCTCAATGTGTACGCAGATAGATTGCAGCAGCTGAAACCGTCTAAATGtaatgtgcaaaatggcaTAGATCACGCCtttgaaaaaagtaatgaaattaaaggaaaaacatcTCCATGTAATAGTGATAGTAAATGTTTTGTATGTACAAGGCATAAAGGTCTAAGTTGCACACTAAGCGTGGAGGATAAACTGTTGAATGAAAGACCAGGtcaaaattgcgaaaaagacagaaaaaatataaaaaataagttggATGATATGCTGGACAAAGATAATACAGGAATAAAGCAAACTTTGGATCATATAACTACTATTTGTAAACCCAAACCTGCCGCCCTTCCCCCAGCTCCTCCATCTGCTCCTTCTGAGGCTGAGGATGGACGAGGTGGCGAAGCAGGTGAAGCTGCTTTAAAAGCACCCAAGGCTGAACCACTTACTGACAAGAAAGGAATcaatcccttccttccttatttcccTCTTGCTCCTGCCACCATTGGAATCACTGTtatgagttatctcctttggaag tattttggaatgcttcgtaaggcaagaaaacgttacaaaagAGCTCCTAAAGCACTTggtccctccttagaacagcagattcTGGACCATGTGGACCAACTTGGTCCGCGTGAATATTATTTAGtgaaggaacgaaaacctcgttctacgcctataaaaaggaggaaaaaacgaggtgctggtcgtcgtggtggtgtacgtcgccgcatgattattgatatccatttcgaagtcttagacgaatgtcaaaagggggacaccAAACTGGTCccggaagacttttttgaaattttggttcaagaatttatgggaagcgaattcatgaaagaagaaaatgttcctaaggaacaggttcaaagatcaggttccgggtttagggaaggaagactctgttcctaa